One part of the Candidatus Diapherotrites archaeon genome encodes these proteins:
- a CDS encoding addiction module toxin RelE: MPLEYDLSDKLKDILRNLAKRDPKKVLIINKKIKQIVNSDEYTIEHYKNLRHTMKDFKRVHIDKHFVLTFQYDKAKKFVLFADYDHHDNIY; encoded by the coding sequence ATGCCACTGGAATACGACCTATCTGACAAACTGAAGGATATTCTACGGAATTTAGCCAAGCGAGATCCCAAGAAAGTTTTAATCATTAACAAGAAAATTAAACAAATTGTGAACTCGGATGAATATACCATTGAACACTACAAGAACCTGCGCCACACGATGAAAGATTTCAAACGTGTTCATATCGACAAACACTTTGTTTTAACTTTTCAATATGACAAAGCGAAAAAGTTTGTTCTTTTTGCGGACTATGATCATCACGACAACATTTATTGA
- a CDS encoding type II toxin-antitoxin system HicA family toxin → MKLPVVSGKEVLRILLKKGYSIKNQKGSHIHLQHPERPPVTVPNHKVIVPKTLKSIIEATGLTEEDFK, encoded by the coding sequence ATGAAACTTCCTGTTGTTTCTGGCAAAGAAGTTTTGCGTATTCTCTTGAAGAAAGGCTACTCTATCAAAAACCAAAAAGGCAGCCATATTCATCTTCAGCACCCAGAGCGACCGCCCGTTACGGTACCAAATCATAAAGTCATTGTCCCGAAGACGTTGAAATCGATTATTGAGGCAACTGGGTTGACGGAAGAGGATTTCAAATAG
- a CDS encoding pirin family protein: MNEVMMTIHRAQDHYSDQNSWLTTRWHFSFGHYVDEANMNWGPLRVFNDDEIAPHSGFPLHAHADMEIVTYILEGELSHEDDLGNIGTLTYPEVQRMSAGTGIRHAEFNPTNAPLKLFQMWVLPSQLGLPPSWEQKGFPDEGMKKNQWALICSPDGRKGSLTIHQDAYLYATRLGKGNTLSYSFRSPSRLAYIVIAEGKIDVEKQTLFPRDAARVKGVNELVFTATTDAHFLLWDLPGN; encoded by the coding sequence ATGAATGAAGTCATGATGACCATCCATCGGGCCCAAGACCATTATTCAGATCAGAATTCCTGGTTGACTACCCGCTGGCATTTCTCCTTTGGGCATTATGTCGATGAGGCCAACATGAATTGGGGCCCCCTGCGCGTGTTCAATGATGACGAGATCGCCCCCCACTCGGGATTCCCCTTGCACGCCCACGCCGACATGGAGATCGTGACTTACATTCTGGAAGGAGAACTATCCCATGAGGATGACCTGGGAAACATAGGCACGTTAACCTACCCCGAGGTCCAGCGCATGAGCGCGGGCACCGGGATCCGGCATGCCGAATTTAACCCTACGAATGCCCCTCTCAAACTGTTCCAGATGTGGGTGCTTCCCTCCCAATTGGGATTACCCCCCTCCTGGGAGCAAAAAGGGTTTCCGGATGAAGGGATGAAAAAGAACCAATGGGCCTTAATCTGTTCCCCGGACGGAAGAAAGGGCTCCCTGACCATCCACCAGGACGCCTATTTGTATGCCACCCGGCTGGGAAAAGGGAATACCTTATCCTATTCATTCAGGTCCCCCTCCCGCTTGGCCTATATTGTCATAGCGGAAGGAAAAATAGACGTGGAAAAACAAACTCTTTTTCCGCGCGACGCGGCCCGTGTCAAAGGGGTGAATGAACTTGTTTTCACCGCGACCACGGACGCCCATTTTTTGTTATGGGATCTCCCTGGAAATTGA
- a CDS encoding DUF1428 domain-containing protein, with product MTYVDGFVIPIRKDKISAYKKMATMGKKMWKKHGALDYYECVGEDLRVRKGMGQGFKKLARLKNNETVVFSFIVYKSRKHRDDVNKVVMKEMKKQMTKKDMEKMNDVMDMRRFAFGGFKTIVQI from the coding sequence ATGACATACGTGGATGGATTTGTGATCCCTATTCGGAAAGACAAAATATCGGCCTATAAGAAGATGGCCACGATGGGAAAGAAAATGTGGAAAAAGCATGGGGCACTGGATTATTATGAGTGTGTGGGTGAAGACCTGCGTGTCAGGAAAGGAATGGGGCAAGGTTTCAAGAAATTGGCCCGTCTGAAGAATAACGAAACGGTGGTTTTCTCGTTCATCGTGTACAAGTCCCGGAAACACCGAGATGACGTGAACAAAGTCGTCATGAAGGAAATGAAGAAACAAATGACCAAAAAAGACATGGAAAAAATGAACGATGTCATGGACATGAGACGGTTTGCCTTCGGCGGTTTCAAGACAATTGTGCAAATATAA
- a CDS encoding DUF2683 family protein, with protein MGDSVAINTKVKGYTSRVLGVVKEKYGLRDKGEALDKFAEMFGDEFVEQEASEAYAKKILKITEEHYRKHPNRRMSDKELDELCGL; from the coding sequence ATGGGTGATTCGGTTGCCATTAATACGAAAGTGAAGGGCTATACTTCCCGAGTCTTGGGGGTAGTTAAGGAAAAGTATGGTTTGCGCGATAAAGGCGAGGCTTTGGATAAGTTTGCCGAGATGTTTGGAGATGAGTTTGTAGAACAAGAAGCCAGCGAAGCCTATGCTAAAAAAATTTTGAAGATTACGGAGGAGCATTATCGTAAGCACCCCAATCGCAGAATGTCGGATAAAGAGCTAGATGAACTCTGCGGCTTGTGA
- a CDS encoding NAD(P)-binding domain-containing protein translates to MHILLIGCGRTGRAIAENLVELKETKELLFYSRTSKSAKGLAADLDSAKVRVLENLSALQKVDYIILSLSGISDSARTESMISRSSTYEVRQDELKFNLGAVADLLRYLKKISSKTRIIVVTNPVDEITNYLRLKLNRNDILGFGMELDAKRYEKVLGKKVFCIGTHGKAIPIINSTNEKKYDELAHKTDFELLAFIRAHGIPHKAAGLAFRDFFERLTNAKEQTVQVSGHLYKPFLGVKDLTISLPFIAKKGKLLRIAHFSPNTIEQKRFVASAKELQHSVNHILDTHQKLLSYK, encoded by the coding sequence ATGCATATCCTACTAATCGGCTGTGGACGAACAGGCCGAGCTATTGCTGAAAATTTAGTTGAGCTCAAAGAGACGAAGGAGCTTTTGTTCTACAGTCGTACATCCAAAAGTGCAAAAGGATTAGCAGCTGATTTGGATAGCGCGAAGGTGCGCGTTTTAGAGAATCTTTCAGCTCTCCAAAAAGTTGATTACATTATCCTTTCACTTTCTGGGATTAGCGATAGTGCACGTACTGAAAGTATGATAAGTAGGAGTTCGACGTATGAAGTTCGGCAGGATGAATTGAAATTTAATCTTGGAGCAGTGGCCGACCTTCTTCGTTATCTCAAGAAGATTTCTTCAAAGACCCGCATTATTGTTGTCACCAATCCCGTAGATGAAATTACCAATTATTTGCGTTTGAAACTAAACCGTAATGATATTCTCGGTTTTGGAATGGAATTGGATGCCAAGAGATACGAAAAGGTGCTTGGAAAAAAAGTTTTCTGTATTGGAACTCATGGAAAGGCGATTCCAATCATCAACTCAACGAATGAAAAGAAATATGATGAATTAGCGCACAAAACGGATTTCGAATTGTTGGCTTTTATCCGTGCGCATGGAATTCCTCACAAAGCCGCTGGTTTAGCCTTTCGAGATTTTTTTGAACGATTGACAAATGCAAAGGAACAGACTGTGCAAGTCTCAGGCCATCTGTACAAACCATTCTTAGGTGTCAAAGACCTCACTATTTCCCTTCCATTCATCGCAAAAAAAGGAAAATTGCTTAGAATTGCACATTTTTCGCCTAATACTATTGAGCAGAAACGATTTGTAGCATCAGCAAAGGAACTTCAACATTCCGTGAATCACATACTGGATACTCACCAAAAGCTTCTCAGTTACAAGTAG
- a CDS encoding NUDIX hydrolase, with amino-acid sequence MVGRVKVGKYKSVFKGKFFRVEQASAVFPSGKKTIFERAVRPPSVVVFAFDKQKRVLITREYRQKTSEYDWRVPGGRVDKERNIHIAAQRELREETGYRAKKMKLFIEKDRLGILEWKLAAFLATDLEYDPLEKDEDEDISVHPKSLLTAYRMVLSGKIKNDFIATGILKLYRERKKIYKWMK; translated from the coding sequence ATGGTTGGTCGAGTAAAAGTTGGAAAATACAAGTCCGTATTCAAAGGCAAGTTTTTCCGGGTGGAACAGGCTTCTGCGGTTTTTCCAAGTGGTAAAAAAACAATTTTTGAACGCGCTGTTCGTCCCCCTAGTGTAGTGGTTTTTGCTTTCGATAAGCAAAAGCGTGTTTTGATTACCCGTGAGTATCGCCAAAAAACAAGCGAGTACGATTGGCGAGTCCCGGGCGGACGGGTGGATAAGGAAAGAAATATTCATATAGCAGCTCAGCGTGAACTGCGCGAAGAAACGGGTTATCGTGCAAAGAAAATGAAACTTTTTATTGAAAAAGACAGATTAGGAATTTTAGAATGGAAACTGGCGGCCTTTCTGGCGACCGATTTGGAATACGACCCCCTTGAGAAGGATGAAGATGAGGACATTTCAGTCCATCCAAAGTCATTATTAACAGCCTATCGTATGGTTCTATCTGGAAAAATAAAAAACGACTTTATTGCAACAGGCATTCTCAAGCTCTATCGGGAGCGCAAAAAAATTTACAAGTGGATGAAATAA
- a CDS encoding AI-2E family transporter yields MISGDKLQLKGYLFWAIVLGIIVLASLIMLPFVIAILSAYVLAYMARPLYLKLVDKLGSNLAAVTCVLVAIVLVVVPITLVVVGAINEAGDAISNRNISHYITLIAINPMFRGFNLNAVTMQTQFNQIVSDMTASILASLPNLIIGLFITLIGMYYALCKWDKLSAELRKYIPSSHKEHIIYELNLNTQAILYGTLVMAILEFVISFVGFTFLGVELSLIMAALIFVLAFLPSIGPIMVWAPLAIFYAVNQQYEIAVGVAIIGVILTFGVETILYAKWIGDRTRIHPYVMIVGVIGGISLFGVFGFIFGPIILASAIGIVKGAMRPNG; encoded by the coding sequence ATGATATCCGGTGATAAGCTCCAGCTCAAAGGATATTTGTTTTGGGCGATCGTACTCGGCATTATTGTTCTTGCATCATTAATAATGTTGCCATTCGTTATTGCCATACTCTCAGCGTATGTGCTGGCATACATGGCGCGCCCCCTCTATCTTAAACTCGTTGACAAACTCGGTTCAAATTTGGCTGCGGTGACGTGCGTGTTGGTTGCCATTGTTTTGGTTGTCGTACCCATTACATTAGTAGTTGTTGGCGCGATTAATGAAGCGGGGGATGCGATTAGCAATCGAAACATTTCGCATTACATCACTCTTATTGCCATCAATCCCATGTTTCGAGGTTTTAATCTCAATGCCGTCACGATGCAAACGCAGTTTAATCAAATTGTTTCAGACATGACTGCCTCCATTCTTGCTTCTCTTCCTAATTTGATAATAGGGCTGTTCATTACCCTTATTGGAATGTATTATGCATTATGTAAATGGGATAAACTTTCCGCGGAATTGAGAAAATACATCCCGTCCTCACACAAGGAGCATATTATTTACGAACTCAACCTCAATACGCAAGCTATCCTATACGGAACGCTCGTGATGGCGATTTTAGAGTTTGTTATCTCGTTTGTTGGTTTTACTTTTTTAGGAGTGGAACTGAGCCTCATCATGGCCGCACTCATCTTTGTTCTTGCTTTCCTTCCTAGCATTGGACCTATTATGGTTTGGGCGCCGCTGGCCATCTTCTATGCAGTGAATCAGCAATATGAGATTGCGGTGGGAGTGGCGATTATTGGAGTTATTCTCACGTTTGGAGTGGAAACAATCCTCTATGCCAAATGGATCGGCGACCGGACGCGAATCCATCCCTATGTGATGATCGTGGGCGTTATTGGTGGAATTTCACTTTTTGGCGTGTTCGGATTTATTTTTGGCCCCATTATCCTCGCGAGTGCCATTGGAATCGTGAAAGGGGCGATGCGGCCCAATGGATAA
- a CDS encoding adenylyltransferase/cytidyltransferase family protein, with the protein MIGVYWGRFNPPHKGHLRVIKGILKEVDKLFVVVGSAEFRNTKRNPFDGTEKRKMMQAYLKEEGIDSNKVKVVVVMDGKSYSVGIQNLFECCGQFDVLYTDKETVIKLIRKKVRIKRIKRAGTISSTKIRDAIAFNQSWEQFTGKSVARLIKKFNGIKRIKEAYGIRG; encoded by the coding sequence ATGATTGGGGTTTATTGGGGTCGATTTAATCCTCCGCATAAAGGGCATTTGCGTGTCATAAAGGGAATTTTGAAAGAAGTAGATAAATTATTTGTAGTAGTTGGTAGTGCTGAATTTAGAAATACAAAAAGGAACCCATTTGATGGAACTGAAAAAAGAAAAATGATGCAAGCCTATTTGAAAGAAGAGGGAATCGATTCAAATAAAGTGAAAGTTGTCGTAGTTATGGATGGAAAATCATATTCTGTGGGTATTCAAAATCTATTTGAGTGCTGCGGCCAATTTGATGTATTGTATACTGATAAAGAAACGGTTATCAAACTCATTCGAAAAAAGGTAAGAATTAAACGAATAAAACGGGCGGGGACCATTTCCTCCACTAAGATTAGGGACGCCATCGCTTTTAACCAATCCTGGGAGCAATTTACTGGAAAATCGGTTGCAAGACTAATCAAAAAATTTAATGGAATAAAACGGATCAAAGAAGCATATGGAATTAGGGGATAA
- the surE gene encoding 5'/3'-nucleotidase SurE, with product MKQILLTNDDGYQSVGFYPLLKELEKSFSVTSVAPESERSWIGKSITAKKELKVKKINLNGIPIYVCSGTPADCSQLGIYEFSKKRPDLVVSGINIGANVGHGRILSSGTIGAAMEAAIDEVKALASSLQLPDDIRKSADFFHPKNYSMFENAAKITAKIAKIVVQYPFEKGVDILSINIPFEATVENKIQITRPHREPYHRLFAKKNEGYSKKSIGDSSARGKIDFTYKIGTDSYALSKNKISITPISLNLSREESFKKLNQLLKKNWSSGQEQSLSR from the coding sequence ATGAAACAGATATTGCTAACAAATGACGACGGTTATCAGTCCGTTGGTTTCTACCCCTTGTTAAAGGAATTAGAAAAGAGTTTTTCTGTTACTTCGGTTGCACCGGAAAGCGAAAGGAGTTGGATAGGAAAATCGATTACAGCCAAAAAAGAATTAAAGGTCAAAAAAATAAACCTGAATGGAATCCCAATTTATGTTTGTAGTGGAACTCCTGCCGATTGCTCTCAATTGGGCATATATGAGTTTTCAAAAAAGCGACCGGATTTAGTGGTGTCCGGCATCAATATCGGTGCAAATGTTGGACATGGTAGAATACTGAGTTCGGGCACAATTGGTGCAGCAATGGAAGCGGCTATTGATGAAGTAAAGGCACTCGCCTCCTCACTTCAACTTCCCGATGATATACGCAAGTCAGCGGATTTCTTTCACCCCAAAAATTATTCCATGTTTGAGAATGCAGCAAAAATAACAGCTAAAATTGCAAAAATTGTGGTTCAATACCCATTTGAGAAAGGTGTGGACATTCTTTCTATCAACATACCATTTGAGGCCACCGTTGAGAATAAAATCCAGATTACGAGGCCACATCGAGAACCCTATCACCGACTTTTTGCGAAAAAAAACGAAGGATATAGTAAGAAATCAATCGGTGATTCGTCTGCTCGCGGCAAAATAGATTTCACATACAAAATCGGCACAGACAGTTATGCACTTTCTAAGAATAAAATTTCAATCACCCCTATTAGCTTGAACCTTTCACGCGAAGAATCGTTCAAAAAACTAAATCAGCTTCTCAAGAAGAACTGGTCGTCGGGACAAGAGCAGAGCTTGAGTAGGTGA
- a CDS encoding DUF2683 family protein, which translates to MVKIQIDLSNDEDRIVEIFKVAHALPTKELTIRKMIKFFKVRIEPEKLKKKEYFAIEKN; encoded by the coding sequence ATGGTCAAGATACAAATCGATTTATCCAACGACGAAGACAGAATAGTTGAAATATTCAAAGTAGCCCACGCGCTGCCAACCAAAGAATTGACAATAAGAAAAATGATAAAATTTTTCAAAGTTCGAATTGAACCTGAAAAACTGAAGAAAAAAGAATACTTTGCAATCGAAAAAAATTAA
- a CDS encoding type II toxin-antitoxin system HicB family antitoxin encodes MDWKVYLEKDSESGWYTVTVPALPGCISQGETREGALENIKEAIALHLESLAESGVPLHSDKEVTKVSVTV; translated from the coding sequence ATGGATTGGAAAGTTTATTTGGAAAAAGACAGTGAATCGGGCTGGTATACCGTGACCGTTCCAGCGTTGCCCGGATGTATTAGTCAAGGAGAAACTCGTGAGGGAGCGCTGGAAAATATCAAAGAGGCCATAGCGTTGCATTTGGAGTCATTGGCGGAATCGGGTGTCCCTCTCCATAGTGACAAGGAAGTCACGAAAGTTTCTGTTACCGTATGA
- a CDS encoding PRC-barrel domain-containing protein has product MHEIRQINKEFDSGMRVQDLKGKKVLDSNGKDVGKVMEIRLDSQTLNLDGVEMDRGFFGEDTFIGRKYIASLSMEGVVLNMSPVSDYKGLKVFDSSGKEIGKVKEVRTEGNSNNISALVVETGILSNDVVFAKSAVKGVGESVLLNILFDATAVKVGGRIE; this is encoded by the coding sequence ATGCATGAAATTCGACAGATAAACAAAGAATTTGACTCAGGGATGCGTGTGCAAGATTTGAAAGGCAAAAAAGTTCTTGATTCCAACGGAAAGGATGTTGGGAAAGTCATGGAAATCCGTTTGGACTCGCAGACATTGAACTTAGATGGAGTTGAAATGGATCGAGGATTCTTCGGTGAAGACACCTTTATAGGGCGAAAGTACATTGCATCGCTCTCAATGGAAGGAGTCGTACTCAACATGAGTCCGGTTTCGGATTATAAAGGGTTAAAAGTTTTCGACTCCAGCGGAAAAGAAATTGGAAAGGTCAAAGAAGTTCGCACAGAAGGAAACTCGAACAACATTTCCGCTTTAGTGGTGGAAACGGGAATCTTATCGAATGATGTGGTATTTGCCAAATCTGCTGTGAAAGGCGTGGGAGAGAGCGTTCTGCTCAACATCCTGTTTGATGCAACTGCTGTCAAAGTTGGCGGTCGAATCGAATAG
- a CDS encoding ATP-binding protein, translating into MYRDIFKRMIVEWLEKPLPELIQRSVHLKPSKESIQAVIGPRRVGKTSIMFLTIKQLLEKVNRNEILFLDFEDNRLAGISSSHLDELFVAHREVTGVEPHYLFFDEIQEAPIWSKFIRRLHNTGKYFIILSGSSSKLLSKEVATELRGRYTSVLLLPFSFKEFLQLKGFSYDKTIPFSEKKGLLLRLFDEYMSYGGFPLLAQKELNEKKDLVKTYYETTFYKDIVERYNVKSVDIMQVLMNHILDNNSSLFSITSFEKMLKGRGTEVSKKTISLYLNHLEDAFFIFSSSKFSYSAKVRSLNPKKVYLSDNSFQTFLSPAFNPDNGKRLEAIVMQELKRRDMETFYFKGKKECDFILKRSNELEAVQVTYALTPTTKDREINGLLEAMGEIKASKGLILTFDQEENIQKDGKRINVKPVWKWLLEE; encoded by the coding sequence ATGTATCGGGATATTTTCAAACGAATGATCGTGGAATGGCTGGAAAAACCCTTGCCCGAATTGATCCAGAGAAGTGTACATCTAAAACCAAGTAAGGAAAGCATCCAGGCAGTTATCGGTCCGCGGAGGGTGGGTAAAACGTCCATCATGTTTTTGACGATTAAGCAATTGCTCGAAAAAGTTAATCGAAATGAGATTCTCTTCTTGGATTTTGAAGATAATCGTTTGGCTGGAATTTCTTCCAGCCACCTCGATGAATTATTTGTGGCTCACCGAGAGGTGACTGGGGTGGAACCACATTATCTCTTTTTTGATGAGATTCAGGAAGCGCCTATTTGGAGCAAATTTATTCGAAGGCTTCATAATACAGGTAAATATTTCATTATACTAAGCGGATCATCCTCTAAGCTTCTCAGTAAGGAAGTGGCTACCGAACTTCGTGGTCGATATACGAGTGTTCTCCTGCTTCCTTTTTCGTTCAAAGAATTTTTACAGTTAAAAGGATTTAGCTATGATAAAACAATTCCATTTAGCGAAAAAAAAGGATTACTCCTTAGATTGTTTGACGAATATATGTCTTATGGCGGTTTTCCTCTTTTGGCCCAAAAAGAATTGAATGAAAAAAAAGATCTGGTAAAAACCTATTATGAAACCACTTTTTACAAGGACATTGTTGAACGTTACAATGTCAAGAGTGTAGATATTATGCAGGTGCTTATGAATCACATACTTGACAATAATTCGTCTCTTTTTTCCATAACCTCTTTCGAAAAAATGCTTAAGGGGAGAGGAACGGAAGTTAGCAAAAAAACAATTTCCCTTTATCTAAATCACCTAGAAGACGCCTTTTTTATCTTCTCTTCATCCAAATTCTCATATTCTGCTAAAGTGCGTTCGCTTAATCCCAAAAAGGTTTACTTATCGGATAACTCTTTTCAAACGTTTCTCTCGCCTGCATTCAATCCAGATAATGGAAAACGACTCGAAGCCATTGTTATGCAGGAATTGAAGCGACGAGATATGGAGACATTTTATTTTAAGGGAAAGAAGGAATGTGATTTCATTCTCAAGCGGTCAAACGAATTGGAAGCAGTACAAGTAACCTATGCTCTTACCCCAACGACTAAAGATCGGGAAATTAATGGTCTTTTGGAGGCAATGGGCGAAATAAAAGCAAGCAAAGGCCTCATCCTTACGTTTGATCAGGAAGAAAATATTCAGAAAGACGGTAAAAGAATAAACGTTAAGCCTGTGTGGAAATGGCTGTTAGAAGAATAA
- a CDS encoding type II toxin-antitoxin system PemK/MazF family toxin: MNSSNIKPGQIIVADVRYSDQEGSKRRLGLVVSSAKYNSKSPDIVMLKITSKPRKNDFDCILTNASTEKKMLAKESFIRADFPVVLVKDKILRQVDEVHTAKLDEVKSKIKELYELS; this comes from the coding sequence ATGAACTCCTCAAACATTAAACCGGGCCAAATCATTGTGGCGGATGTTCGCTACTCGGACCAAGAAGGTAGCAAGCGTCGATTAGGGTTGGTGGTTAGCTCTGCAAAATATAATTCTAAGTCTCCTGATATCGTGATGCTGAAAATAACTTCTAAGCCTCGGAAAAATGATTTTGATTGCATTCTGACCAATGCAAGCACGGAGAAAAAAATGCTGGCTAAAGAGAGTTTTATTCGAGCGGATTTTCCGGTAGTACTGGTCAAGGACAAGATTCTGCGCCAGGTCGATGAAGTTCATACAGCCAAGTTGGACGAAGTTAAATCCAAAATAAAGGAACTGTATGAACTTTCCTGA
- a CDS encoding heparan-alpha-glucosaminide N-acetyltransferase, with amino-acid sequence MEGKRPRFILLDALRGVGILLMVGYHFLFDWNFLVEPIVDLNEPFWFILARGAAAMFVGLAGGSMVLYAHRRGMGFSSLFKRGLAILGLGMVITLVTWLVFPTYTVWFGVLHLIGSALILGIPFLTQKTGSLVAGLFFLGGGILLSTNPLYGILPPLIGIIPFPFLTFDYFPLFPWFGVFLLGMYASHRLFPRGHPVYPWLGQSHGTPITRLLGWIGRNSLVIYFIHQPLLLGILVGLGKIHLSI; translated from the coding sequence ATGGAAGGGAAACGCCCGCGATTTATCCTCCTGGATGCCCTGCGGGGAGTGGGTATCCTCCTTATGGTGGGGTATCATTTCCTCTTCGACTGGAATTTTTTGGTGGAACCCATCGTGGATCTGAATGAACCCTTTTGGTTTATTCTGGCCCGTGGAGCGGCCGCGATGTTCGTCGGTTTGGCGGGGGGGTCCATGGTGCTGTATGCCCATCGCCGAGGAATGGGATTTTCTTCTTTATTCAAACGGGGATTAGCCATATTGGGTTTGGGGATGGTCATCACGCTAGTCACTTGGTTGGTGTTTCCCACATATACGGTATGGTTCGGCGTGCTCCACCTCATCGGAAGCGCCTTGATTTTGGGGATTCCATTCCTGACACAAAAAACGGGGAGCCTGGTGGCCGGACTCTTCTTCCTGGGGGGTGGGATTCTCCTCTCCACGAACCCATTGTATGGGATATTGCCCCCCCTCATCGGAATCATCCCCTTTCCTTTCCTCACATTTGACTATTTCCCCCTATTCCCTTGGTTCGGGGTCTTCCTTCTGGGAATGTATGCGTCGCACCGCTTGTTTCCCAGAGGACATCCTGTATATCCTTGGTTGGGGCAATCGCACGGAACTCCAATTACGCGACTCTTGGGTTGGATCGGGAGAAACTCCCTGGTCATCTATTTCATCCACCAACCCCTATTGCTGGGGATTCTGGTAGGGCTAGGGAAAATTCACCTTTCGATTTAA